The Hymenobacter oligotrophus genome has a window encoding:
- the odhB gene encoding 2-oxoglutarate dehydrogenase complex dihydrolipoyllysine-residue succinyltransferase, with the protein MALEIKIPAVGESITEVTIAKWLKKDGEAVKRDEVIAELESDKATFELPAEGNGTLKIRVAEGETIGIGAVIAEISGDGAVATAPAAASATASAPALGAADPVTQGEQNPQASNQSGYGGSQAGSANTPTNAAPATAGGNAGGGTVEMKIPTVGESITEVTVAKWLKPDGAQVSRDEVIAELESDKATFELPSEASGTLRHAVKEGETIGIGAVIARIEGAGASAAAAPAAAPQSTAAAPAASASVGGSSAYAAGTPSPAAGKILDEKGINAANVQGTGRDGRITKEDALKAQPQAAAPAAAPAAAAPAPQAQAAAPAATGNRNQRRERMSNLRKTVSRRLVAVKNETAMLTTFNEVNMQPIMDLRNKFKDKFKEKHSVGLGFMSFFTKAVCVALQEWPAVNAQIDGTDIVYNDFCDISIAVSAPKGLVVPVIRNAEQLSFDGIEKEIVRLASLARDNKLTIEQMTGGTFTITNGGVFGSMMSTPIINAPQSAILGMHNIVQRPIAENGQVVIRPMMYLALSYDHRIIDGRESVSFLVRVKELLEDPTRLLLGV; encoded by the coding sequence ATGGCTCTGGAAATTAAAATACCCGCCGTCGGCGAATCCATCACGGAAGTGACCATCGCCAAGTGGCTTAAGAAAGACGGCGAGGCCGTGAAGCGCGACGAAGTAATTGCCGAGCTCGAATCGGACAAGGCTACGTTTGAGCTGCCCGCCGAGGGCAACGGTACCCTAAAGATTCGCGTGGCCGAAGGCGAAACCATTGGCATTGGCGCGGTTATCGCCGAAATCAGCGGCGACGGTGCCGTGGCTACGGCCCCCGCGGCTGCTTCGGCTACGGCATCGGCACCGGCCCTAGGTGCAGCCGACCCGGTAACGCAAGGCGAGCAGAACCCGCAGGCCAGCAACCAGTCGGGCTACGGGGGTTCGCAGGCTGGCTCGGCTAATACGCCCACCAACGCAGCGCCGGCAACTGCTGGCGGCAACGCCGGCGGTGGCACGGTAGAAATGAAGATTCCGACCGTGGGCGAGTCCATCACGGAAGTAACCGTGGCCAAGTGGCTGAAGCCCGATGGGGCGCAAGTATCGCGCGACGAGGTAATTGCCGAGCTGGAATCGGACAAGGCTACGTTTGAGCTGCCTTCGGAGGCTAGCGGCACGCTGCGCCACGCCGTGAAAGAAGGCGAAACCATTGGCATCGGGGCGGTAATTGCCCGCATCGAGGGTGCTGGCGCTTCGGCTGCTGCGGCCCCGGCGGCTGCTCCGCAGTCCACCGCTGCTGCTCCGGCTGCTTCGGCCTCGGTAGGTGGTAGCTCGGCTTACGCTGCTGGTACGCCTTCGCCGGCTGCTGGCAAAATCCTCGACGAGAAAGGCATCAACGCTGCCAACGTGCAAGGCACCGGCCGCGATGGTCGCATCACCAAAGAGGACGCCCTGAAAGCGCAGCCGCAAGCCGCTGCTCCGGCTGCCGCTCCGGCCGCAGCTGCCCCTGCACCGCAGGCCCAAGCTGCTGCTCCGGCTGCTACCGGCAACCGCAACCAGCGCCGCGAGCGGATGAGCAACCTGCGCAAAACGGTTTCGCGCCGCCTGGTAGCCGTGAAGAACGAAACGGCCATGCTCACCACCTTCAACGAGGTGAACATGCAGCCCATCATGGACCTGCGCAACAAGTTCAAAGACAAGTTCAAGGAGAAGCACTCGGTGGGCCTCGGCTTCATGTCGTTCTTCACCAAGGCGGTTTGCGTAGCCTTGCAAGAGTGGCCGGCCGTAAATGCCCAGATCGACGGTACAGACATCGTGTACAATGATTTCTGCGACATCAGCATCGCCGTATCGGCTCCGAAAGGCTTGGTGGTGCCTGTAATCCGCAACGCCGAGCAGCTGTCGTTCGATGGCATTGAGAAGGAAATCGTGCGTTTGGCTTCGCTGGCCCGCGACAACAAGCTCACCATCGAGCAAATGACCGGCGGCACGTTCACCATTACCAACGGCGGCGTGTTCGGCTCCATGATGAGCACCCCGATTATCAACGCGCCGCAGTCGGCCATCCTGGGTATGCACAACATCGTGCAGCGCCCCATCGCCGAAAACGGCCAGGTGGTAATCCGGCCCATGATGTACTTGGCCCTGAGCTACGACCACCGAATTATCGACGGCCGCGAGTCGGTGTCGTTCCTGGTGCGTGTGAAGGAGCTGCTCGAAGACCCGACCCGTTTGCTGCTGGGGGTGTAA